CAGTCAGGGTCACGGAAACAGCTCCTCAAACAGATTGATCAACGCCTCGTTGGTCGCGGCGTTGCGCAGCAAGTCCTCTTCACTCCAGCGCTCGGCCGGCGGTTGGTCGGACTTGGCTTCCCAGCGCTTGAACGCGTTACTGAACGCCGGCGTCGCGAACTCGCCACACACATCAATGCCAATGATGCGCTTACTCGCAGCCAGCGCTCGCAGGGCTTGCAGCAGGTGGGTCAGGCGCATGCCGCCCTGGTCCCAGTTGGTGGCCGCGTCTTCGCTGGCGAGCACGTCTTTGTCGATGGTGATCCAGATCGCTTCGGTGGGCAGGCTGGCGATCATCTGCGCGAGGAACACGCTCCAGTCCAGTTCGGCCAGGTTTTGCCAGTGCAGGTGGTTTTCCTGCTGGTGGTGACCGGCGCCATCGCCCACCCGGCCCCAGACTTTCGACGGCGCGTGCTGCCAGGGAAACAGCTGCAAATCCCCACGTTTCAGGGCGCCAAGGTTGCCACCCCGTAACTGCGGGTTGTGCAGGTCATCGCTGCACGGGCCGAGGGTGACGATGCGTTTGATCGCCGGCATTTTCAGCGCCCGATTGACCCACGAGCCACAGTGGCGGCGCGGCGCAAAGCGCACCCAGTCGGGGTGGTTGTCGAAGTGGATCAGGCTGATGGGTTCTTTCAGGTCGGCCAGGAACGCCGGGGTCAGGTGGTGATAGTCGCCGGAGCCGACGAACAGGATTTCGGGCCGGGCGCCGGCGGGCCGGGGCCGCCGGGCCAGGCGTTCAGCAAAGCGCCTATAGGTTTTTTCGGTAGACCACAGGCGCAGCTTCGGGCCGAGGTCGAGCAGGTCCAGGCGCGTGGCCTGGCCGCTGGC
This genomic window from Pseudomonas sp. Bout1 contains:
- a CDS encoding arginase, translating into MNILDLDHSLTGQAPIAQRLASGQATRLDLLDLGPKLRLWSTEKTYRRFAERLARRPRPAGARPEILFVGSGDYHHLTPAFLADLKEPISLIHFDNHPDWVRFAPRRHCGSWVNRALKMPAIKRIVTLGPCSDDLHNPQLRGGNLGALKRGDLQLFPWQHAPSKVWGRVGDGAGHHQQENHLHWQNLAELDWSVFLAQMIASLPTEAIWITIDKDVLASEDAATNWDQGGMRLTHLLQALRALAASKRIIGIDVCGEFATPAFSNAFKRWEAKSDQPPAERWSEEDLLRNAATNEALINLFEELFP